In Salmo trutta chromosome 37, fSalTru1.1, whole genome shotgun sequence, the following proteins share a genomic window:
- the LOC115177211 gene encoding protein eva-1 homolog B-like, with protein sequence MDEKRKEMDLLSNSIAAYAHIKENPESFGLYFVIGVCFGLVLTLCLLVIRISCKPRTNIPASTPEKKHLKDFSEDECDADSEDEEEEGDVETPAPLPTTEIPIGIHHNHSQSDGTLSVNVFTSAEELERAQRLEERERIIREIWRNGQPDILGSGTGTIGRVHYY encoded by the exons ATGGATGAAAAGAGGAAAGAGATGGACCTCCTGAGCAACAGCATAGCTGCCTACGCACACAtcaaag AGAACCCGGAGAGCTTTGGGCTGTACTTTGTGATCGGGGTTTGTTTCGGCCTGGTCCTCACCCTCTGCCTCCTGGTCATCCGGATCTCCTGCAAGCCCCGCACCAACATCCCGGCCTCCACGCCCGAGAAGAAACACTTAAAGGACTTCAGTGAGGACGAATGTGATGCAGATAgcgaggatgaggaagaggagggtgacGTTGAAACACCCGCCCCCCTGCCCACCACAGAGATTCCCATTGGCATCCACCACAACCACAGCCAATCGGACGGGACACTGAGCGTTAACGTGTTCACGTCGGCCGAGGAGCTGGAGCGGGCGCAGCGATTGGAGGAGAGGGAGCGAATCATACGGGAGATCTGGAGAAATGGGCAGCCTGATATCCTGGGTTCAGGAACAGGCACTATAGGTCGGGTGCACTACTACTAA